The Armatimonadota bacterium DNA window CTTCCCGGTCACTGCTAAAGAACAATCGCTGACCGTCCGGACGCCAGACGGGAGATTCATCGCGAGATGTTCCGGTATGGCCGGGAACCTCGGTGACCTTGCCATCTTGCAAAACAATGATCTTTGAACCGGATTCGGTGTACTCAACCGCGGCGATCATGCCAGTACTATTACCTGGCAAAAGATCTGCAGGGTCTTGTCGAATAGACATCAACCATTGGTAGGTCAACACCATTCCTGCAATGATCAGAAGGCCAATTGCAGTCCGCAGAACCATTCTTTGGTTCTGGTGCTTTTTCAGTACAGGCTTTGCCATGAATCTCTGGTTGATTTAACCCGAAGGGTGGACTAAATGTTCCGGCCGATATGGTCGCCAACCTTCAGCCGCATGCCGTTTGCGAATTCGGCTCCGGTCACTTCTTTCTTTCCGGCGGGCTGTACGCGGTGCAACACCAGCGAACCAGTCCCAAATCCGATTTCAAGGTTGGGTGAGACCGCGATGACTTCGCCAGGTTTAGCCGAGTTGGCACCGAGCCGGACTTCTTTGAGCTTCATCGGCTGGTCGCCGATCATCAAGAAGGCGCCGGGAAATGGGGTTACGGCACGGTAACGGTTGTACTCTTGCTGAGCATCACCTTCAAATTGGAGTTCGCATTCTTCCTTTGTGATCTTCGCGGCGTGACTGCCAGCGGTTAGGTCTTGCGGAGTTCTTGGGTAATCCCCGCTTGCAATTCTAGGTGCCCAATCTTTGATCAACTCCGCGGCTGAATTCGCGAGAATTTCGAATAATTCGCCCGCTGTTTGGTCCGGCAAAATTGGCACCTTTGCAACGGCGATGCTGTCTCCGGTATCCATGCCCTTGTCCATTTGCATCAAGGTCACTCCGGTCTCGGTCTTGCCGTCCTGAATGGCGCGCTGGATTGGTGCAGCGCCCCGATAGTCTGGGAGGATCGAGCCATGAAGATTGATGCCGCCATTTCGCGCTGAGTTCAGGAGGTCGAGGCTCAGAATCTGTCCGTATGCCGCAACGAGTAGAAAGTCGGCATTGAGATCTCTGATCATGGAGACAAACTCTGGATTGCGGGCTTTCTCTGGAGCTTCAACCGGTAGTCCAAGTTCAATTGCCGCCTGTTTGACCGGAGTCGCGCGAAGTTGCATCCCTCGCCCGCTAGGGCGGTCAGGTTGTGAAACAACGAGGACGACATGATCGGCCATCGCTCTGAGGGAAGGCACCGCAAAATCGGAAGTCCCAAAGAAAACGATTCTCATATATCGTCGTCGTGGAGTTCTGGATTGGACCAGTGC harbors:
- a CDS encoding methionyl-tRNA formyltransferase — encoded protein: MRIVFFGTSDFAVPSLRAMADHVVLVVSQPDRPSGRGMQLRATPVKQAAIELGLPVEAPEKARNPEFVSMIRDLNADFLLVAAYGQILSLDLLNSARNGGINLHGSILPDYRGAAPIQRAIQDGKTETGVTLMQMDKGMDTGDSIAVAKVPILPDQTAGELFEILANSAAELIKDWAPRIASGDYPRTPQDLTAGSHAAKITKEECELQFEGDAQQEYNRYRAVTPFPGAFLMIGDQPMKLKEVRLGANSAKPGEVIAVSPNLEIGFGTGSLVLHRVQPAGKKEVTGAEFANGMRLKVGDHIGRNI